The following proteins are encoded in a genomic region of Zea mays cultivar B73 chromosome 9, Zm-B73-REFERENCE-NAM-5.0, whole genome shotgun sequence:
- the LOC100216929 gene encoding BES transcription factor — MTSGAGGAAAGIGGTRVPTWRERENNRRRERRRRAIAAKIFAGLRAYGNYNLPKHCDNNEVLKALCNEAGWTVEPDGTTYRKGCKPLATERPDPIGRSASPSPCSSYQPSPRASYNPSAASSSFPSSGSSSHITLGGSNFMGGVEGSSLIPWLKNLSSSSSFASSSKFPQLHHLYFNGGSISAPVTPPSSSPTRTPRIKTDWENPSVQPPWAGANYASLPNSQPPSPGHQVAPDPAWLAGFQISSAGPSSPTYSLVAPNPFGIFKETIVSTSRMCTPGQSGTCSPVMGGAPIHHDVQMADGAPDDFAFGSSSNGNNESPGLVKAWEGERIHEECASDEHELELTLGSSKTRADPS, encoded by the exons ATGACGAGCGGCGCCGGGGGAGCCGCGGCCGGGATCGGGGGCACCAGGGTGCCCACGTGGAGGGAGCGCGAGAACAACCGCCGCAGGGAGCGCCGGCGCCGCGCGATCGCCGCCAAGATCTTCGCCGGCCTCAGGGCCTACGGCAACTACAACCTGCCCAAGCACTGCGACAACAACGAGGTGCTCAAGGCGCTCTGCAACGAGGCCGGCTGGACCGTCGAGCCCGACGGCACCACCTACCGCAAG GGATGTAAACCTCTGGCAACAGAGCGTCCAGATCCAATTGGGAGGTCTGCATCACCAAGCCCCTGCTCTTCATATCAACCAAGTCCGCGAGCCTCATACAACCCAAGCGCGGCATCCTCCTCGTTCCCAAGCTCTGGGTCCTCCTCCCACATTACTCTTGGCGGGAGCAACTTCATGGGAGGCGTCGAGGGCAGCTCCCTTATCCCGTGGCTAAAGAACCTCTCGTCGAGCTCCTCGTTCGCCTCCTCCTCCAAGTTCCCGCAGCTTCACCACCTCTACTTCAACGGCGGTTCCATCAGCGCGCCGGTGACGCCTCCATCCAGCTCTCCAACCCGCACGCCTCGCATCAAGACTGACTGGGAGAACCCGAGTGTTCAGCCACCGTGGGCTGGGGCGAACTACGCGTCTCTTCCCAACTCCCAGCCGCCGAGCCCTGGGCACCAGGTTGCTCCGGACCCGGCGTGGCTAGCCGGGTTCCAGATTTCGTCTGCTGGCCCTTCGTCTCCAACTTACAGCCTTGTGGCTCCGAATCCGTTTGGTATCTTCAAGGAGACCATCGTCAGCACCTCAAGAATGTGCACCCCTGGGCAGAGTGGAACGTGCTCTCCTGTAATGGGCGGTGCGCCGATCCATCACGATGTCCAGATGGCTGATGGTGCCCCAGATGACTTCGCCTTCGGGAGCAGCAGCAACGGCAACAACGAGTCGCCTGGTCTCGTGAAGGCATGGGAGGGGGAACGGATACACGAGGAGTGCGCCTCGGACGAGCATGAGCTGGAGCTCACCCTTGGGAGCTCAAAGACTCGTGCAGATCCTTCCTGA